One Lepisosteus oculatus isolate fLepOcu1 chromosome 27, fLepOcu1.hap2, whole genome shotgun sequence genomic window, CAATGTCAGAAACTCAGGCCCCAGGAAGGCATTTTACAGAGACCACTGCTTTGTGATGGTTAGGATTTCTAACATTCCTGATTATCAAGTCGCCAATTATGAGCACCTTTTCTGCATCAACAGACGCACTGCCTAAAGCAGAGAACCTATTGTTGAGTCTGACTGGTGACTGGTGTGCAGGGGGTCTAGTCCTTGAGCTCTTAGACCCCTGTCTGCGACCCAGGGCTCACGTGTGGTTGCTGCTGGTGCCGGCGCTGACCTGGAGACAGCTGGGCCAGGAGGGACTGCAGCCACTTCTGAAATGACTGAGTGTTCTGACTGAGCTGAATCTATCCATCCCTCAACCTGGTTAATATCTAATAGTGTGCTAATGCACCCCTCCAAAACGGAATTCTGTCCTACAACTCTACTATAACTAAACGTttctggcatttaaaattatcAACACAGTGAAGACGTGAGCTGGACATGGCTTCACGCTCGTGACAAGTCAACGTATTGCTCACAGGCCAGCAGCAACACTCACTAGGTACCACAGAACTCTCTTTTACCAACTTCTTGTACTGGAATACAATCCACCTCTGCTAACTGGCAGAATGGGGAAATGAAAGACGCAAGGAAGTCCTGCACTTCATGAACAGAAGCGACAATTCATTTCTCCTGAGATCTGCACTCTGTACATAGTCTTCTAGTGAATACACAACACCCATAAGTTAAGAGGCTTGAACTCCTTCCTGCTCAGAGTCATGTTCACACAGTAATAACTCGATCTGCCCAGGAGACACAACACTAGAACAATCCGATCTGTGTGACCGAGCCTCAGCACGTCCCTGCCTAGTCCAGTACACAGCTATGACTCTTGAATCCGCAGTGGAAAAAGAAGCTCAGAAGGTGAGATTTTTTCTTCGCTTCGTACTTGAGCTCTTTAAGTCAGTAAAATTGGAACGCGCTCCTGACTGCCGAATGTTACGTCACAATCCTGGTGCCACTACGTGACACACGCGCATAATCAGTGATTACaatcattaatattattaattgatTGAAAGTTATTATACAACTTAGTATTCTTCCTGCTCTCCCCACAAGCAAATGGTTCTCTTATTTCCAGTGTCAGTTGGAAAGTGTGTGAAGACACAGAGCAGCGCTTCTTCTTTATGACATGACCTCAGACATGCGTCTCCCCACGATCACTTCAGAGTGCGGCTTCCTCCCACTTTCCACAGACCTGCTGCTTTGTCTTTCACGCTACACCATCACCGTGGCTTTTCCTGATCATAAAAATCTCCaaccaaaccaaaccaagacAATTCATGTTCATTTGCTGCACCGATTGTATGAAAGAATGATCTAGATTTGCAACAGACAGATCTGTCTGCTATACAGTGCATTATAATGTTCCTGCTTCATTCCCTCACACACAGACCTCGTGCTCTCAACAATCTGTAAAAGCACATCACACTTTCAGAGCAGCTCGACTCCCAGCACACTGCAGCAGGGCGGCGGTGTGAGAAATCCCTGTGGGCCAGGAGAGCCAGAGACCTGCCGCTGTGCCGCAGGAGGTCAGCGGACTGATGGGTGGACAGACTCGCCAGTTTGGGCTGAAGCTGAATCACCTGAGCTCTCCTgcgcccctctgtctctctcctgcacTTCACTGCTCTGTATTCTGTACTTCTGTGTGAAACAGCTTGTTTCCAGCTTCTCCTGTCTGAACACTTGCAGACTGAAGACAGAAAAGCGCTTCATACACTTCAGTGTTGGTTCAGCACCATTCATACattctggaatgaaaaccagcttcTGTACACgttgtgtaatttatttaaacacaaagTTGTgtgtggaggagagagagaggtgtgctGTCTGGTCCAGACTGAGCTGGGGCGCCCAGGTGTCTCTGCAGTGGCTGGGGAGGGGCGCCCCGACTCCAGAGTGCTGCTCAGGGTCGGGTGAAGAGCCCCATGGCTTCAGCAGCCCTCTCCCGCACCTGCGGCTCTGGGTCCTTCAGCAGGACCCTCAGATCTGCGGGAGGAAAGAGACGAGGCTGTTACTCGGGTTTCTGCAGTCCTGCTCAGCTCCTGACACACAGCTGCAGTGCTGATCCAGCTCttgcccagcaggtgtgagttagGAGACACTGTGCAGAGCAGCAGGTCTGGACCTCATGCAGTGGGGTTAAAGAAGGAGTGTGAGATCCTTTCTGTGTGACATCTGTGTTCTCTTCACTGTCAGAAGGAACAGTAGTCAAAAATGTCAAACTATGAAGCTGGAAGAAACGGCCACACTGTAATTCACAGACCGCACAAGTctctaaaaagaataaaataaagcagaGCTACTACAGATGTGCAATTCCACAAAAACCTGCTAAACAGGCCAACTATACATTTTTCATCTCCATGCTCTGAACTTCTCAAAACTTTGTACACTGGGTATCTATGGTGTGAGAGGCTACAGCCAGAATTTCTGGTTAAACAGACtctaaaatactaaatactaacccactgaagctaagcaggtgtgagcctggccagtaactggatgggagacctcctgggaaaaactaaggttgctgctggaagaggtgttagtggggccagcagggggcgctcaccctgaggtccatgtaggtcctaatgccccagtatagtgacggggacactatactgtaaacaggtgccgtccttaagatgagacgtcaaaccgaggtcctgactctctgtggtcataaaaaaaaccagggtgtttctcgaaaagagtaggggtgtaaccccagcgccctggccaaatttcccattggcccttaccaatcgtggcctcctaataatccccatctatgaattggctttatcaccctgctctcctccccactgatagctgatgtgtggtgagcgttctggcgcactatggctgccgtcgcatcatccaggtggggctgcacattggtggtggtggaggggatccccattacctgtaaagcgctttcagtggagtgtccagaaaagtgctatataagtgtaagcaattattattattaattataatatactgtacaagaacaACTGGTCAACATACTGGACACAAAACACAAGCATCGTTACCTCGCTGAGCTCTTCTCAGAGCGAAACAAGAGCAGAGTCTCCTCTGCAGCTGCTGCACTTGGAGGCCTGAAACACAGAGGGGTTGAACAGCAGAGCTCctgcacacacagcaccacacagGATACTGCACCAGCGCACACTGCCAACACTCTGAATGGAGAGCAGCTCATGGAAATGTGTTTCCTGGTGACATTGGTAAGTCTGATTAACCTGCCTCATTACTgacagaaaaatgcatttcaaacacTAGACAGAAAAAGGCTGAAAGTGGTGCCCAGTGTCCTGCTGCCGAAATGAGACTACTGTAGCTAGACATACTAGAGCCTTCTTACTAGAGGCCTTTTACTAGTGTGACATATCAGAGCCTGAGTCCTTTGAGAAAACCCCAGTGATCAAACACCTTCAGACTCAAACCTGTTTCAAGGGAAACCTACAGAGTAGCGTTTTAATGCTTGAATTCCCATCCCGGCAATACCCTCATCACTAACCACAGCACAACTCACTTTTACCAGTGGAGCATCATCTCTACACTGAGCCTCAATCACTCTTCTCATTGTCACTGAGCTCTTACCAATGAAGATGGCAGCACTTTCCCGAACCCAGGCCCTTCTGCTCTGTGCACCCTGGAGTGCAAGCCTCTGGGCCAGGCTGAACTGCCCACTCGTTATCTGGACACAGGGAATATTGCAGGGCAGTGTGAGACAGCACGCTACTACTGTACAGGAGCCCCCATGTGAGAGACAGCCCTCCATTACACATAAACACCTCTAATCCATCTAATGAGAGTGTATGAACTCATCAGCACTACTGTGATTATAATCTGTATATAAACTGCTACTCACTGTAATTAATGCTAAGTGTAAGCCTGGTTTAGCACAAATATATTTCCTAAATCTGACACAAGTCTTCGTGTGTTTGTGTCCCAAAAGCAGGGTGTGCTCCCCTCTCTCACCAGCAGCCCAGAAGCTAGCCCCAGGAGAACCTCACTCACCAGGATCCTGCACATCTCCTTCATGGACAGCACACATTCCAGGGTGAAGTGCTGTAGGACTGTCCAGCAGGCCTGGGGAAATCCACATTGTCAAAACCAGTTTATCTTGAAACAGAGCccaaattaaacagaaactaCACAAATGTCACAAAATAGAAGCCAGCCCTGAAACCCTTTGACACATCCTTGATAGTAACCCTCTGAATGTTTAGATTTACAGGCTACAAGTTCGTACTGActgtagggttttttttcttcgcCAATTGCAAAGCTGGTCAAACACTGGATAGGTGACAAGTATCAATATCAAAGAAGGACGTGAGAAGACCCACAGTCCCACAGGCTCAGCCCAGCCAGCGGCAGCTCTGTGTCTTTACCTGGATGACCTCTGGGCTGGGGTCAGTCAGGTTCAGCAGCACGCTGACCAGGGAGCTGTGGACCTCTTTGCTGAGCCGGGCTTTCTCAGAGCCCAGCCTGACCAGCTGCCCCAGCAGAACCACTGTGACTCTGCGGACCTCCGGGCTCTCCTGTAACACAGACACAGGACAAGAGGGAAACtttacacacagacacgcacaaacTGTCACCACTTATATCTCTTCTCAGGGCTGGAGTCTGAGCCCACTGTCACTCTAGCTCAGTAGTTTAAAGAACAAACACTGTAATCATGGATATCCAATTGATTACAATTACAAAcgttatatttaaatttaatagacaaaaacaaatgacacaatATTTGAATAAAGAACATCCTAAAAAACTTACACTTTCCAAGCAGGGCCTGGCTCTACAGTACACAAAGGGCACCAGTGCTTTGGCTTGACTCTTGTCCGCGATGGACAGGACAGTGATCAAGCCCAGTAGAGCCCGCAGAACAACTGGCTCAGCTGGGGTCTCCTGCTCTGTCAGGGCTGAGCTCTGAGCTGCCAGCTGctcctctgtgtgtctgtagatCTGAAGACAGGAGGACACCAGTCGGCCTTCATTCCCAGTACTGCTGGGACAAGGGTTACACTGAGGGAGGGTCATGCTGGTCGCTGCTGGTCAGCAGAAGGGACAGCTAAAATTGACGTGCTAGCCAGCCACATCTGAAGATAATTGTCCACCACGCCTGACTCAGGTGGTTCAAGCTACACAAGCCCTTGGTCTGGCAGCGCTCAGGAACTCGGCCAAAAGTCTCAAGCTTCTCCCTGTCTTCCGACTTTGCTCCTCGGATACTGGCCCCTAGCTTCACCCTGCCTTTGTTGTCTAGATTACCCTCTTGTGCTTGTgtgctgtgtctgtctgtttaCAGACTGTGCTTATTACCATCAGCTCTGAGTTTGGAgtttgctgtgtgctgagcctcTGTGTTCACCCAGCTTTGATCTGGCCTGTTCTGGACGTGGCTTTGGGCTGCTGGTCTGCACCACGCTTTTCTGTGCTCACCAGCCTGTCCCTGTGCTGCAAACAGGGAGCTGTTTGTTCACACAGCCGCTTGCCTGTTTGCTGGTGTCTCTCTGCCTGCTCTTGGGCAGCGACATATTACAGGGAGACAGTACCTCCGTGCTGTAGCTGTCAGCTGTCTGACTATCTGTCCTCTGCTCAGTTAGAAACACCAGCAGATGGGCTCTATAGTCACTTACATCCAGTTCTGGATCATCCACCTTCATGTCCCTCATCAGGCCGAGATGATCAGCCAGGTCCTTCACGGTCTCCGAGACCACCTGGCTGGTACTGAGGACCTGCCACACCTCTGGGAGTGAGCTGTAAAATACATCCCCAGCTGTCAGTGCAGGGCTCAGCATTCAAACTCATTCTCAGAgctaaaatacacaaacactgaCGCCAAAACACAGTGCTGTTGTTGTGATGCTTTTATCATTGCAAAGAGCCTCTCACTGTTACAATTGTGCTCTACCTCTCAGAGGGAGATGTGAGGGTCACTAGGGACTGGATGGTCTGTCTGAGGTCCTGTGCAGCCAGATATAATATCCCCTCCCTCAAACTCTCTTCCAAGCTGTCATCCAGAGTATAACTACTGCCGAAGAATTGCAGCAGGTCAAGAGCCTACAGGGAACAAGAACAGCAGGTCAATCTCAGACAGATCACATGAGCTCTGTTACACTGACTGTTAAAGTTGTCCACTACTGCCCCTTTGTTGCAGTTCTCAGTGCTGTCTTCAGAGACAGGACACAGGATCATGTCAATAGGTGTGAACAAAGGAGTCATTTTTCTGAATACTTCTGGAGCAGTGTTTCCAAAAAGCTAAAAACACAACTGTATTGATCAATAGCAAAACAGTTTCCCGTCCAATCACTTCTCAAAAACTATCTGTTCTCCGATTCACAGTGACAGGATACAGCTTGTCCAGAGCATCCGTGTGGGAAAACAGCAGACAGGCGGCTGcgtcagacacactgaccatcattgTCGCCAGGAGCTTGGCCTTGGCAGGGAAGCTGGGAGCTCCGGAGGGACTGGTGCTGCGCACTGCCTGTGCCATCATGCCCACACTGCGGCACAGGCTCAGTCTGACACTGGGCTCCTGCAGggggacacacagcagctcactCACTGACAGCCCAGACGCCACCTCACCTCCACCAGCCCTGGACTCTGATGGACACTCACAGCCTGGACAGCCTTGGACACTGTATCCCTGTGCCCTCCTCCCCATAACAATCCCATCAGGTTCAAGTATAATTAACTTCTACCCAGACAGTGCAGGAAAGTAGCAGAACAAATAAGGAAGAACTGATTCCTGAGAGTTGTTACGAATACCTCCCTGCGTTAGAGATGCACATTACACAATGTAGCAGTGGTTGAATACACTCTTCAGACAGGAGCTGTGAGGTTCACTCTGTCAGGTCTCTTGTTCTTAAAGGAGGACATGTTGCCTACCTTACTGGTGACATGGTGTCTCAGTCTCTCCATAAAGTCAGTGTCCATTCTCTGCAGTAGATCCTCTGCAGGTGCTTTAAGTGCAACGTGCCCATAGCACAGAATCAGGGCACAGGTGAAATCACTCTGCAGTAACAAGCATGACAATCCAGATCAAGGTGCTGAAACTTGTAGGTAGAAGCTGACATTAAGAGCAGcttctgtttgtctgtcaggaCTCTGATGCAGTACACCTACCCTAGAGCCCTGCTCATTGCAGGGGAAGGCTGGGTCAGTCAGCTGGGTCTCCAGTCTCTTCAGCACAGACAGGACCACATCCAGGtgcacactggcacacagcCCCATCAGCACTGCCAGATCCTGGGACACCAGACAGGCATCAGAGCACTCTTAAAAAACCCACAAGGGCATCATGCACACTCTCTCATGGACTGCTGTTCTAATGCCATGATAAAATGAGCCGAGTCATCAATATCTTTCAACTGAATGAATAAGGGCTTCAGCAGTCAGATACACGGCACTTCTGTGTTGCCATGAGCTGTGGAGAGGGGTAGATCACAGCACTGAGCTGCTGTCATTGATGAGGCTCCTGAGGGCTTCACCCCTCAGACAGACACTCTTACTGACTACTGTAACGTCTCTCTGTGCAGGTGAGCGGGCTgctgtccccattacctgggCGTGGACCATGGTCAGCAGCTGCTCCAGCTGGGATTCCAGCACTGGTCTGGCCTTCGGCACTGCTGCCcccacaagcacactcagactCTGAAAGAAGAGCACGTTGGAGTCAATCTGGAGAGGCACTGCTGCTTCATCAAGAGGCCTCACTCTCTCAGTGTATGCAATAACACGTTAGCATTAGGATTTTGGTAGTTTGATCACACACAAAAATCTGACAGAGCAGGATAACGCCTCCCCTGGACTCTACCCCTGGCAGATCCATCTTGTTCACACCCTTCCACAATCACATGGGGCACCACAGACCATAATCCTCTTCTGCACTGGGCCTCACCAGCACATCACTGGAGCTTGTGGACAAAGGGACACTGGGAAAGTGCTACTAGTGATTGTTTGGATCTACAATTTAAGGAAtcaaaatccattttctaaaagaaacGGACCTCGCAATCCACAACCTGTACACCAAAAGGCCCATCGTCGGTCACAGCCCTACCTTGTTGATTCTGGAGTAGCTGATGTCCAGCTCAGCTGCATACAGTGGCTGGAAGGCCTGTAAAACTGCTGGCAGCTCACTCTGAAACTTCTCCTCAGGGAGCAGGCAGCACATAGCTGCCAGGGCCAAGACAATGGCCTCCGTCACCTtcagacaaaacacaaacaccatcatcctCAAGGAAAGGATTCAGTCACAGGAAAGCAAACTTGTCTAAAACCACAGACAGTTAGAACAGCTTTGAGCAATGAATAAAACCTGCTTCATAAGTGCACCCTATTCAACTTTGCTTACTGTGATCTGAACCCTGGACCCTGATACCCTTCCCTAATACCTGCATGGACACATCTTTTCTTGGCATTCAAGTCCATTCTTTCCTCCAGAACATCTGAGAATTCAGGATGATTAATAAGATGTCAAATAACCTACACTGGATTAAAGATCCCATACCTTTGGCTCAGAAGATGGCAGCCATCTGTGCACTATATCAAAACTTATGATGACCTGGCTTGAACAGTCCTGAACACACTGCCCGGGACCCTGGAATTTTGCCCAGCTCTCATACAGGCCTTCCAATGCTGACAACACAAGAGAGGAACAGCCTGCTACACTCTTCAGCTACATCAAAGCAGTCCTGTAGTTCAGTGGGAAGCGGTCTGAACAGGCCTTGTCAGTGGATTGCCAGTGGAACCAAGCATTGATAACAACTGTCCCCCTAAATGAGACAGCTTGCACACTTACCAAAAGCCATCATTGCCTTCATTTTATCAGTCACAGCCATGGGAAGAACAGGCACCAGCAGGTCCAGAAGTCTCACTATATCCCTTGCTATGTCACGACcttcaaagaaaacacatttcacactAGGTAGGGACCAAGGCTCATGATAACACTAGAGACTCAGAAGCGGCATGAGTAACAAACACTGAGCCTTCATAATAAGCTCATGTATCAGGGCTTGAATGGACAGATACGACCAGTATCATGAAGTTTGaaatacagcacagtaaaaaaTCTGGAATATATCTGTGCAGATCACACCCCATTAGCAGCACAGAACTTACTGCAGTTGCGGGAGATATCTCCTACAGCATTCAGCAGCGTGTGGTGAGGGAGCACTCCGGGCTGGAAGAAGGACAGCACCATATCCATGGTACTGTCGTAGTGGTCTCTCACCACACAAACGACAATGTTGCTGGCTGGCTGTTGCCAGTCAGGCAGCCATTTCTGAAACAACAGTAAAAAGAGATCAGAGCGTCTTGGGAGTCGATAGTATTGGAGTTGAAGCTGCAGCTTGGATCAAGCCAATGAGCACACAAGTTAACATACAATGATTTGCTTCCATTAGATGCATCATGTGTGCTACAGGCAAGGAAACAGACCACAGCACTACAGCAAGACAACAGTTCGATAGGCAGGAATAAAAGGGGTTTACAAACCGGTGACATCGTCATCTCATTCAAGGCCATCGAGACGGTGCTCTTGGCCAAGGACTCATCCAGATGCTGCGCAGATGTTTTGCGCAGCAGCTTCTCCACTGCCTGGAGGACAGCAGAGCGATGGGTAGTTGTCACCTAGAGCAGGGAAGAACCAAAGCCAGGGGTGAGACTGCTGCTCTCATCACAGCACCAAGAGTGTCTGTTCAAAGGCTTCTCCTTCAGGGCCAGTCAGCCTGGCCAACGGGCACTGAGTGTGAAACAGCAGAACCACCCCAGCTCACCACACAAGGGAGTGGAAACGCACACAGAGAAACCCCAGGCTTCCACTCAAGCACATCTGTCAAGACGACAACACGTTAGGGCTTATCTTCTGACTTCTAGTTGTAAGAAACAGCAGAGACAGTATCTTGGAGCACACTGGGCTCCTGATTAGAGTGCGTTTGCAACGAGTATGTCAGGAGGTGTGTAGGGAGCTCCTTCATGTTACCTGGGGGCTCTCGAGGAATCCCAGGATGACTGGCAGTGTCCCCTTGGTGTTCCTCTGCAGGAGGGAGAGCAGCTCTTCTATCGGGAGCTTCCCAGATTCCTCATCAGAGCTGCTCATTCCCTCCAGAACAGCCAGGACCTCATCtacagcagacacacagacaggggaaaCACTGGTGTCGCCGCAGCACAGACTTCTAGGGAGAAAACTCTTAAACTGACCTGTTGTCTGAGGGACCTATAACCCTACTGACACGTGTCTGAGAATTAGAaagatgaaaatgatttttgatGCACAGCCCGTAAAAGCTGGGACTCTTTCACCCCGGACAGTTTTCCAGTAGAGAGGAATACAGATCTGCTCTAAGGGCAGGAGGCTTCAGAGTGCAGGGTTTTGTTTTCGTGGACCTGAATAACAGCTGCAGCCACTGGGACTTCTGAACCCTGAAGAGCCCACAAAGAGAGCTGCTGTCTGGGTCACATCAGTCCTGTTAGCAGCTGCTCCTCCGCAAACAGAGGATCTCAGTGTTGAAGAAGAATCAGGCAGTAGCTCTGCTCCCAGGTGGAGAACCTCCTTCTGCTGCTCTAAGGGGATTAGAGCCTCTAATTCACCTTCTCTCACACCCAGTCAAAAGGATTTGACAGATCTTCATAAATAGATTTGCTTTTCCCAAATttacaattaaatgtaaatgaaagaatAATTGCAGTACATCACTCAGACACAGCTCATTTCATAACCACTGTGAGTTactcattttaaacactttcaaTAGTTTCATACCTTACATGGATGTTAGTCTTCATAAAAATActctcatactaaattattttattttatatcttattattttagcttaaatcttctgtttatttttgctcAAATCATCATTAGTTGAAAAGATGAGGAGACTGCTGTTGCTTTCCCTGCCTCGAGCTGAGGAGACCTGCAGGGTGACAGCGAAGAGCCCCTCAGGTCAGTCAGAGCTGAGCCCAGGGATGGAGTCCCAGTGGAAAGGGAAGCCAGGAGTCAGTGTGTGGGGGGACTGGCTTCAGGGGGCACTGGTCTAGATCCAGCTGTGTCATACCTGGCCCGGGGCACTGGCAGCCTGTGCGCTGCACACAGGAGGAGAGCCACTTCACCCTGCTGGGCTCACAGCTGCACTCCTTCGGGCTCATCTTGGACCTGTCAGTCAGCCAGTAGAACAGCACAGTGAAGCAGGGAGCTGGGCGGCgcttctcacacactgggagTCAAGGTACTGCTGACAGGCCAGTGCAGACCCACTAGACACCACAGAACTCTCTCTAACCAGCTGGTCCTACTGGAATACAACCCAACAGGCTGAAGGGCAGGGATATTGAGAACACAAGCAAATTCTTCACATCAGTGAAAGCAGAGACAGGAACAGAAGCAGCAATGAATTCCTGTTCAGATCTGCACTCTGGGCTTTAATAAAACTCCAGCAGGTTAAGAGCTTTTAACCCCCTCTGACTGAACACCGTGTTAACACAATAACCGCTCGATCTGCCCAGGAGAAACAAGAACAATCGGATCCGCGATACGGAGCCTCGGCAGGTCCCTACCTCGTCCGTAAACCACCAGGATCTTCAGTGAAAAGACAGAGAATATTGACAAGCCGTGTCGAGCTGAAGTGTTTTCTTCGCTACGAGCATCAGCGCTGAGCGACTCAGCAGCACCGGAGCGCTTTCCCGGACCGCAATTGTTGCGTCACAATCCCGATGTGTCGACGCCACGCTCACGTTTAATAAGTCATTAAAATcactatattttatattaaaattacgtTTTTTAATATGATTTCTGATTTTTCCCAGCTTTACCAACAGAAGCACTAATTGTCTGATTTCCAAAGTGTCAGCCGGAAAGTTTCAGAAAACACGGAGCGGAGCGTCTTGCTCACGATATGACGTCAGACACCCCTTCCTCCCTCCATCCAGACtcgcctctccctcctctctcacacGACTCGCTCATCAGGGCTTCTACTGTCACTCCAGTCTCCTGCCAGACCTCTCCCAGACACAGCCTGCTCATTAGTCCTCCTGTGACCCAGACTCGCCCTGCAGATCTGCTCTCCGGCTCCTCCTCATGGTC contains:
- the LOC138225232 gene encoding uncharacterized protein isoform X3, which produces MSPKECSCEPSRVKWLSSCVQRTGCQCPGPDEVLAVLEGMSSSDEESGKLPIEELLSLLQRNTKGTLPVILGFLESPQVTTTHRSAVLQAVEKLLRKTSAQHLDESLAKSTVSMALNEMTMSPKWLPDWQQPASNIVVCVVRDHYDSTMDMVLSFFQPGVLPHHTLLNAVGDISRNCSRDIARDIVRLLDLLVPVLPMAVTDKMKAMMAFALEGLYESWAKFQGPGQCVQDCSSQVIISFDIVHRWLPSSEPKVTEAIVLALAAMCCLLPEEKFQSELPAVLQAFQPLYAAELDISYSRINKSLSVLVGAAVPKARPVLESQLEQLLTMVHAQDLAVLMGLCASVHLDVVLSVLKRLETQLTDPAFPCNEQGSRSDFTCALILCYGHVALKAPAEDLLQRMDTDFMERLRHHVTSKEPSVRLSLCRSVGMMAQAVRSTSPSGAPSFPAKAKLLATMMALDLLQFFGSSYTLDDSLEESLREGILYLAAQDLRQTIQSLVTLTSPSESSLPEVWQVLSTSQVVSETVKDLADHLGLMRDMKVDDPELDIYRHTEEQLAAQSSALTEQETPAEPVVLRALLGLITVLSIADKSQAKALVPFVYCRARPCLESESPEVRRVTVVLLGQLVRLGSEKARLSKEVHSSLVSVLLNLTDPSPEVIQACWTVLQHFTLECVLSMKEMCRILITSGQFSLAQRLALQGAQSRRAWVRESAAIFIGKSSVTMRRVIEAQCRDDAPLVKASKCSSCRGDSALVSL